One genomic region from Mytilus trossulus isolate FHL-02 chromosome 9, PNRI_Mtr1.1.1.hap1, whole genome shotgun sequence encodes:
- the LOC134685560 gene encoding melanopsin-B-like: MAGNDTSIEMTLDDYNNIEISKRTSAIVYLSVVMILGIPGNLLVIIVYFGSLRRRDGTHWMYIRALAVTDLLVCTVTIPFELFQQTHQLTFYSGLGCQIFRAVSVHLSLTSSLLLIAMSGNRLRLVCQPLKKQLTPNQGLVTILISVGIALLFCWPEAALSGISKETLDNNLTGYDCSFSDRYSMKDYGTIYSTLLLTVYLLCMVALVIMYSIVGLRVLERAKYQNSNRARYAISTTSMATDLTTCEHHTTNLIKPQSEIMDEKVIAIKTIETPGTPKNKDQKKSNGHSKVVSKKKNSKKVTRMAFVISFCFILSYLPYVAVKLNASVVKGQFTESPLTKAIFPILARTFIINNIINPVIYGFLDPTFLKHCKMTMKYILCMKSQNYTL; this comes from the coding sequence ATGGCGGGAAATGATACAAGTATTGAAATGACATTAGACGACTATAATAACATAGAAATATCGAAAAGAACATCGGCAATCGTTTATTTATCTGTTGTAATGATTTTGGGAATTCCTGGAAACTTATTAGTGATAATAGTGTACTTTGGATCACTCCGGCGAAGAGATGGCACACACTGGATGTACATCCGGGCTTTAGCCGTCACCGATTTACTGGTGTGCACGGTCACAATaccatttgaattgtttcaacAAACGCACCAGTTAACATTTTATTCTGGATTAGGATGTCAGATCTTCCGAGCAGTAAGTGTACATTTATCTTTGACATCGTCTCTACTTTTGATTGCCATGTCGGGAAATCGTCTCCGACTAGTTTGTCAACCATTGAAAAAACAACTAACTCCGAATCAAGGTTTGGTAACAATTTTAATATCAGTAGGAATTGCCTTGTTATTTTGTTGGCCGGAAGCAGCTTTAAGTGGGATAAGCAAAGAAACGTTGGATAACAACTTAACAGGGTATGATTGCAGTTTTTCAGACCGATATAGCATGAAAGATTATGGAACGATATACAGTACTCTCCTGTTAACGGTCTATCTATTATGTATGGTTGCACTTGTGATTATGTATTCAATAGTAGGATTGCGAGTGCTGGAACGAGCAAAGTATCAAAACTCAAATCGAGCAAGGTATGCAATATCAACGACGTCAATGGCTACTGATTTAACTACGTGTGAACATCACACCACCAACCTCATTAAACCTCAGAGTGAAATAATGGACGAGAAAGTAATCGCTATTAAGACAATTGAAACACCAGGAACCCCTAAAAATAAGGATCAGAAGAAATCAAACGGACATTCTAAGGTAGTATCCAAAaagaaaaattctaaaaaggttACACGGATGGCATTTGTTATTAGTTTCTGCTTTATTTTGAGCTACTTGCCGTATGTAGCAGTTAAATTAAATGCATCTGTTGTAAAAGGTCAATTTACAGAATCACCGCTTACCAAGGCCATATTTCCAATCCTCGCTAGAACATTTATcatcaataatattataaatccTGTAATATACGGATTTCTTGATCCGACATTTTTAAAGCAttgcaaaatgacaatgaaatatATTCTATGCATGAAATCTCAAAACTATACtttgtaa